A DNA window from Pseudorasbora parva isolate DD20220531a chromosome 5, ASM2467924v1, whole genome shotgun sequence contains the following coding sequences:
- the asb11 gene encoding ankyrin repeat and SOCS box protein 11 — translation MAVHVEVSIWSKQWDHRFHVYGGLVCNTLMADSWDDRTPLHDAALQGRLLPLRRLLSQGYNVGITTLDGITPLHEACVGGHFTCAKLLLEHGADVNAVSFDGATPLFSACCSGNPALVSLILMYSSAHHPAHLLSSPLHEAAKRGHTACVELLLSHGVNVDMEMPCIGSPLYCACESKSTDCVQSLLILGADVQCGRGLDTPLHAASRVGGAKEVELLLEHGADRTSRNSEGKKPLELTTDESIKHLLQTAGPCSLSQLCRWCIRRSLGQKGLNKTKMLCLPHTLHNYLLYY, via the exons ATGGCTGTTCATGTTGAAGTGAGCATCTGGAGTAAGCAATGGGATCACAGGTTTCACGTGTATGGAGGACTAGTGTGCAATACACTAATGGCAG ATTCCTGGGATGACAGAACACCTCTTCACGATGCTGCTTTGCAAGGAAGATTGCTGCCACTGCGAAGACTCCTTTCACAG GGATACAATGTGGGCATAACTACATTAGATGGAATCACACCACTGCATGAAGCATGTGTTGGAGGCCATTTTACCTGTGCTAAACTTCTCCTGGAGCATGGTGCTGAT GTAAATGCTGTCTCCTTTGATGGAGCTACTCCTCTCTTCAGTGCATGCTGTAGTGGAAACCCGGCCCTCGTCAGCCTCATTCTGATGTACAGCTCTGCCCATCATCCGGCTCATCTGCTGAGCTCACCTCTTCATGAAGCTGCAAAGAGAG GTCACACAGCATGCGTTGAACTGCTGCTGTCTCATGGTGTGAATGTGGACATGGAGATGCCCTGCATAGGATCACCACTGTACTGCGCATGTGAATCCAAGAGCACAGACTGTGTACAGAGCCTGCTTATCTTAG GCGCAGATGTGCAATGTGGGCGGGGTCTTGACACACCTTTACATGCTGCAAGTAGAGTGGGCGGAGCAAAGGAGGTGGAGCTACTGTTAGAGCATGGAGCTGATCGGACATCAAGGAACTCTGAGGGAAAGAAACCTCTGGAATTGACTACAGATGAGAGTATCAAACATCTCTTGCAGACTGCAG GTCCTTGCTCTCTGTCTCAACTGTGCAGATGGTGTATTAGACGTTCGCTGGGACAGAAAGGACTAAACAAAACCAAGATGCTTTGCCTTCCACATACCCTACACAATTATCTTCTctattattaa
- the piga gene encoding phosphatidylinositol N-acetylglucosaminyltransferase subunit A, which yields MGNRRRGHNAPKTPPSLDTHVSNTLRHSEHEQGVKHRICMVSDFFYPNMGGVESHIYQLSQCLIEKGHKVVIATHAYGDRRGIRYLTNGLKVYYLPLQVMYNQSTATTCFHSLPLLRCVFVRERITIVHAHSSFSAMAHDALFHAKTMGLNTVFTDHSLFGFADLSSVLTNKLLTVSLCDTNHIVCVSYTSKENTVLRAALDPEIVSVIPNAVDPSDFTPDPCRRDKSKITIVVISRLVYRKGIDLLSGIIPELCGKHPDLCFLIGGEGPKRIVLEEVREKYQLHDRVRLLGALDHKDVRDVLVQGHVFLNTSLTEAFCMAIVEGASCGLQVVSTRVGGIPEVLPDELVTLCEPSVQSLCDGLETVIARIRSGNVASPATIHRKVRTLYTWRNVADRTEKVYNRVCREPVLPLSARLHRLRSHCGTVAGSIFSFVAVITFLFLLFLQWLRPDDLIDVAIDASGPHSHLGQHVSKKKSKTPNPAVS from the exons ATGGGCAACCGGAGGAGAGGTCACAATGCCCCTAAAACACCTCCATCCCTGGACACACACGTCTCCAACACACTCCGGCACTCGGAACATGAGCAGGGCGTGAAGCACAGGATATGTATGGTGTCAGACTTCTTCTACCCAAACATGGGTGGCGTGGAGAGTCACATCTACCAGCTCTCACAGTGCCTCATCGAGAAAGGCCATAAGGTTGTGATTGCAACGCATGCGTATGGAGACCGCCGGGGGATTCGCTACCTGACCAACGGACTTAAGGTGTATTACCTACCCCTGCAG GTCATGTATAATCAGTCCACAGCCACCACCTGCTTTCACAGTTTGCCGCTACTCcgatgtgtgtttgtgcgtgagCGCATCACAATTGTGCATGCCCACAGCTCTTTCTCCGCGATGGCCCATGATGCTCTGTTCCACGCCAAGACTATGGGGCTCAACACTGTATTCACAGACCACTCTCTCTTTGGATTTGCGGACCTGAGCTCTGTACTGACCAATAAGCTACTGACTGTCTCTCTTTGTGACACAAatcacattgtgtgtgtgtcttacacTAGTAAAGAGAACACTGTACTGCGAGCCGCCCTGGATCCTGAGATCGTCTCTGTCATCCCTAATGCTGTTGACCCCAGTGACTTCACCCCTGACCCCTGTCGTCGTGACAAAAGCAAGATCACCATTGTGGTTATTAGTCGACTGGTTTACAGGAAAG GGATTGATTTACTAAGTGGAATTATTCCTGAACTGTGTGGAAAGCATCCAGATCTCTGCtttctgattggtggagagggaCCCAAAAGAATCGTATTGGAAGAGGTTCGAGAGAAATATCAGCTTCATGACAG GGTTCGCCTGCTGGGAGCTCTGGATCATAAAGATGTGAGGGATGTTCTTGTCCAGGGTCATGTCTTTCTCAACACTTCTCTCACTGAGGCATTCTGTATGGCTATAGTGGAGGGAGCCAGCTGTGGGCTGCAg gtggtGAGCACTCGTGTTGGAGGTATACCTGAAGTCTTGCCGGATGAGTTGGTGACTCTGTGTGAACCGTCAGTTCAGTCACTTTGCGATGGCCTGGAAACTGTAATTGCAAGAATACGCTCAGGAAATGTTGCGTCCCCTGCAACCATCCACCGCAAGGTCCGGACTCTGTACACTTGGAGAAACGTTGCTGATCGCACAGAAAAG GTGTATAATCGGGTGTGCAGGGAGCCCGTTTTGCCATTGTCTGCGAGACTACACAGACTGCGCTCACATTGTGGTACTGTGGCAGGCTCCATTTTCTCCTTTGTTGCTGTTATCACCTTCCTCTTCCTGCTTTTCCTGCAGTGGCTCCGTCCAGATGATCTGATTGATGTCGCTATAGACGCATCAGGCCCCCACAGCCACTTGGGGCAACATGTTAGTAAGAAGAAAAGTAAAACCCCAAACCCGGCTGTGTCCTGA
- the LOC137076102 gene encoding LOW QUALITY PROTEIN: uncharacterized protein (The sequence of the model RefSeq protein was modified relative to this genomic sequence to represent the inferred CDS: deleted 2 bases in 1 codon; substituted 1 base at 1 genomic stop codon) → MAFAAAEDKSAGFTSSDVSLMEPHIKKNRASASLPIIKPDLTVENVVKTLKQFGKVCYQRFKMPATKSIQQKDNLSLDESMCIIRDLAAELDRVVQSKMLLKNPKFKNKGTKEEQEEQQYYISQWAEDLENTQTKKLNKEEKQQTCSEQLSNSEMKFNRAKQILSDWYWRLKDMKQNSVCPTGECKEILRDLHKEWKQGESSVLPVMDWIIWTVLQSESSKDSIPRQWVKSKQRSKNSGEDYFGLSHRDLCCYGDHAGESLSQRMTSAFKTYVKKVVSMCFLVVFSPXLSYIPNPVWNWITKSTAVVTLDPNTANPDLLVSEDGKSLKAKEYGHDHWEGFQWKRSKFDGWTCVQAKEGYNKGSHYWEVDVRKKHEWRVGVVKESALRNGYVSMNTKTGYWNLRLQLGTLMALTEPVTKLNLPTPSKIGVYLDRDEGHICFYDAVKRRHIYTFNTDFNKTENIYPMFGTIETDRALVISV, encoded by the exons ATGGCATTTGCAGCAGCTg AAGACAAAAGCGCTGGATTTACTTCAAGTGATGTTAGTCTCATGGAGCCACACATAAAGAAGAATAGAGCATCTGCGTCATTACCAATTATCAAGCCAGATCTGACTGTTGAG AATGTTGTTAAAACATTGAAACAATTTGGGAAGGTCTGTTATCAG CGGTTCAAAATGCCAGCCACCAAAAGCATTCAGCAAAAAGACAACTTATCTCTTGATGAGTCAATGTGCATTATTAGAGACCTGGCTGCTGAATTAGACAGAGTGGTACAG TCCAAGATGTTATtgaagaatccaaagttcaaaAATAAAGGAACTAAAGAAGAACAGGAGGAACAGCAATACTATATTTCACAATGGGCTGAAGATCTAGAGaacacacagacaaaaaaaCTGAACAAGGAAGAG AAACAACAAACCTGTTCAGAGCAGTTGTCAAACAGTGAAATGAAATTTAACAGAGCAAAACAAATCTTGTCTGATTGGTATTGGAGACTGAAAGATATGAAACAG AACTCAGTATGTCCAACGGGGGAATGTAAAGAAATACTGAGGGATCTCCACAAAGAGTGGAAGCAGGGAGAGTCCAGCGTACTCCCAGTAATGGACTGGATAATATGGACTGTACTACAGTCAGAAAGCTCTAAG GATTCAATCCCAAGACAGTGGGTGAAGAGTAAACAGAGATCCAAAAACTCAGGTGAAGATTACTTTGGTCTTTCCCACAGAGATTTGTGTTGTTATGGTGACCATGCTGGTGAAAGTTTGTCTCAGAGAATGACAAGTGCATTCAAAACATATGTGAAAAAAGTTGTGTCAATGTGTTTTCTTGTTGTCTTCTCCCCATAGTT ATCATACATTCCTAACCCAG TTTGGAACTGGATTACAAAATCAACAG ctgtTGTAACTCTGGATCCAAACACAGCCAATCCAGATCTCTTAGTCTCTGAAGATGGAAAATCCTTGAAGGCAAAAGAATATGGTCACGATCACTGGGAAGGGTTCCAATGGAAGCGTTCTAAATTTGATGGCTGGACGTGTGTCCAAGCTAAAGAGGGTTATAACAAAGGTAGCCATTACTGGGAGGTAGATGTGAGGAAGAAACATGAGTGGCGGGTGGGAGTCGTGAAGGAATCAGCTCTTCGGAATGGCTAtgtctcaatgaacacaaaaacagGATACTGGAATTTGCGTCTGCAGCTGGGAACGCTGATGGCTTTGACTGAGCCAGTCACTAAACTCAACCTGCCAACACCCTCTAAGATAGGAGTTTATCTAGATAGAGATGAGGGACACATCTGTTTTTATGATGCAGTAAAAAGAAGACATATCTACACCTTTAATACAGACTTTAATAAGACTGAAAACATTTACCCGATGTTTGGCACCATTGAGACAGACAGAGCATTAGTGATTTCAGTGTAA
- the LOC137075872 gene encoding paraneoplastic antigen Ma2-like — MVLIREDVDISAIEETMQTVKCLGRVRVRGRIFNTQLNQYLVLCECKEVVKGEIVPFEVFPIDGGSPWSVIIADAASQASTQVDMSGTQPASDRHAEDLRTLFPEDKAAAKSTEAILRAVSDLLDKTSKSSSEHGSYRRLQTFSGLLPTPAGEEQFDHWLGQARLMVEECDCSHKKKRRRLMESLRGPALDIVKAVRASDPDVSPEDCLEALEHAFGTAESGEELYFAFRLLQQQPGEKLSDFLRRLEQSLNRVVQRDGLPFGCADRARLDQLLRGLITSDLMLVNLRLRERRANPPTFLQLLKEIRTEEEYEASRKKITPVVQSGNVRQNAEVKQTEIQNLKSEIKELKALVAAVVSKPAHNPSVGSEKIPLKYSMQ, encoded by the coding sequence ATGGTGCTTATCCGAGAAGATGTAGACATAAGTGCAATTGAAGAGACAATGCAAACTGTGAAGTGCTTGGGACGAGTGCGAGTCAGAGGTCGAATTTTCAACACCCAACTAAACCAATACTTGGTCTTGTGTGAATGTAAGGAAGTAGTAAAAGGCGAAATTGTTCCCTTTGAAGTGTTTCCTATTGATGGTGGAAGCCCGTGGTCGGTAATCATAGCTGATGCAGCTTCACAAGCCAGTACACAAGTTGATATGTCCGGAACGCAACCAGCTTCAGATAGACATGCCGAAGACCTTCGCACATTGTTCCCTGAAGATAAAGCTGCTGCCAAGTCCACAGAGGCAATCCTgcgagctgtgagtgatttacTTGACAAGACATCCAAGTCATCAAGTGAGCATGGAAGTTATCGCCGCCTACAAACTTTTTCTGGGTTGTTGCCCACCCCAGCTGGAGAAGAGCAGTTCGACCACTGGTTGGGTCAAGCACGGCTCATGGTGGAAGAGTGTGACTGTTCTCACAAAAAGAAGAGGAGGAGACTAATGGAAAGTCTCAGAGGCCCGGCACTTGACATTGTAAAGGCAGTACGAGCCAGTGATCCTGATGTGAGCCCCGAAGACTGTTTAGAAGCCCTGGAGCATGCTTTTGGGACAGCAGAGTCCGGAGAAGAGTTGTATTTTGCATTTCGCCTACTGCAGCAACAACCAGGTGAGAAGCTGTCTGACTTCCTCAGACGTCTCGAACAGTCGTTGAATAGGGTGGTGCAGAGAGATGGTCTCCCCTTTGGATGTGCAGATAGAGCAAGACTTGACCAATTGTTACGTGGTTTGATAACCTCTGATCTGATGTTAGTTAACCTTCGATTGAGAGAGAGGAGAGCAAATCCCCCGACTTTTCTCCAGCTTTTAAAAGAGATTCGAACAGAAGAGGAATATGAGGCCTCACGAAAGAAGATTACTCCTGTCGTGCAAAGTGGAAATGTAAGGCAGAATGCTGAGGTGAAACAGACGGAGATTCAGAACTTGAAGTCTGAAATTAAAGAACTTAAGGCCTTGGTTGCTGCTGTCGTGTCTAAGCCAGCCCACAACCCATCAGTTGGCAGTGAGAAAATTCCTCTCAAATATAGTATGCAGTGA